One Choloepus didactylus isolate mChoDid1 chromosome 16, mChoDid1.pri, whole genome shotgun sequence DNA window includes the following coding sequences:
- the CHST9 gene encoding carbohydrate sulfotransferase 9 isoform X2, whose protein sequence is MNPRFHMSEDPKEKKERLLVNSKSPAGVLTKTSHSQGEDEALSKTTGSLTTKLIEQHQGTKTLFKKFSEMSWPLDIHPLNKSLLKDNKWKKTDATQEKRRSFLQEFCRKYGGANRLQSFHMVSRIYVEDKHKILYCEVPKAGCSNWKRILMVLNGLASSAYNISHDAVHYGKHLKTLDSFDLKGIYTRLNTYTKAVFVRDPMERLVSAFRDKFEHPNSYYHPVFGKAIIKKYRPNACEELNNGSGVKFKEFIYYLLDSHRPVGMDIHWEKVSKLCYPCLINYDFVGKFETLEEDTNYFLQLIGAPKELKFPNFKDRHSSDERTNAQVVRQYLKNLTRTERQLIYDFYYLDYLMFNYTTPFL, encoded by the exons ATG AATCCTAGGTTCCACATGTCTGAggatccaaaggaaaaaaaggaaagacttcTAGTCAACTCTAAGAGTCCTGCTGGGGTGTTAACTAAAACCAGCCACTCACAAGGAGAGGACGAGGCTTTGAGTAAGACTACAGGGTCACTGACAACTAAGTTGATTGAACAACATCAAGGAACGAAGACCCTTTTCAAGAAGTTCAGCGAAATGAGTTGGCCATTGGACATTCACCCTTTAAACAAAAGTTTACTCAAAGACAACAAATGGAAGAAAACTGATGCAACCCAAGAAAAACGCAGGTCTTTCCTTCAGGAGTTTTGCAGAAAATATGGTGGGGCGAATCGTCTTCAATCTTTTCATATGGTATCCAGAATCTATGTAGAAGATAAACACAAAATCTTATATTGTGAGGTACCAAAAGCTGGCTGTTCCAACTGGAAAAGAATCCTGATGGTACTAAATGGATTGGCTTCCTCTGCATACAACATCTCCCATGATGCTGTCCACTATGGGAAGCATCTGAAAACACTAGATAGCTTTGACTTAAAGGGGATATACACTCGTTTAAATACGTACACCAAAGCTGTGTTTGTTCGTGATCCTATGGAAAGATTAGTGTCAGCATTTAGGGACAAATTTGAACACCCCAATAGTTACTACCATCCAGTATTTGGAAAGGCAATTATAAAGAAATATCGGCCAAATGCCTGTGAAGAATTAAATAATGGATCCGGAGTCAAATTCAAAGAGTTCATCTATTATTTGCTGGATTCCCACCGTCCAGTAGGAATGGACATTCACTGGGAAAAGGTCAGCAAACTCTGCTATCCATGTTTGATCAATTATGATTTTGTAGGGAAATTTGAAACTTTGGAAGAAGATACCAATTACTTTTTACAACTGATTGGTGCTCCGAAAGAGCTGAAATTTCCAAACTTCAAGGACAGACACTCTTCAGATGAAAGAACCAATGCTCAAGTCGTGAGACAGTACTTAAAGAATCTGACCAGAACTGAGAGACAGTTAATCTATGATTTTTATTACTTGGACTACTTGATGTTTAATTACACAACACCATTTTTGTAA